In Pseudomonas sp. MYb327, one DNA window encodes the following:
- a CDS encoding RHS repeat-associated core domain-containing protein, whose protein sequence is MDHIARIEQELDSFPDTLTLYRQQLKHWFSQAADKVSRATDMPSLMDMERVIKLGSTRTIVSRSDDDFISTVAQCPQGGVLQIESKFESVYDVPLGNIQVDVIALEGGDSISVTLDENGKGEFKGEAGKFYRVHVQSEVTPKQIDELFQSYNGLAAELDKWLRNEWEGFKPQWSQSTSIAVGNGMLAGSWAAIEGVWDGINLLSDILKNPGEFVERLGSSADQLVELAKKSPEVMSKIQLLASDEAALCLLLRTASLWLEMLPPSLMAGETAKAISALVVELLIDILIAIVLTFATAGGGVAYLTMRLARRGAQLINAVTRLVGALFTIISTFIGYIDRYKKVAARGVAAGLKKGRMQLRWKGRNNTSLKKDEPHDDAPVQAKNPNGDSADCAALTCTNGCPVSMVTGEELLTLNDAVLDGIWPFEFTRLYRTSAVEIDSGLGFGWSHSLAHHLELSGDTVTWVDHENRRTPFPLPSLTRPVIHNSLSRAAIYLGDQPEELIVALAGESARFFHFLDGRLSAISDAYGNRLTLQRDFSDRVLRLDNGAGRCLLLRYERQHLIAVDYQRFHLVDEQVPAWRTEQTLVTYGYDARGRLIAATNAANESERYDYDEQHVILQRQLAGGASFYWEWERSGKAARCIRHWASFAQMDTRYSWDDTGGVRLKHADGSEEVYVHDEHARLVHRVEADGGERRKAYDAEGRLIAEQDPLGAVTEYRYDEVGRLIALIPPEDEPTSYEYRNGFLHARYRGQAKWTYRRNAQGDVTWLIDPDGQSTYHDYDAQGRLRAIRYPDHSQHLLKWNSLGQLLEETLPDGGRRQFAYDALGRRTTAQDEFGDVTHYQWDAVGRLLQTTLPNGASRCFSYNAYGRITAERDELDRVTRYEYADDLHLVSRRINPDGSELKYRYEHAQLLLTEIENEAGDTYHLDYTPGGLIRQETGFDGRRTAYAYDLNGQLLDKTEFGDDGSQLVTGYQRDSAGRLLVKTLPDGSQVDYRYDSLGRLVSVDDGQDHPLEFEYDFHDRLISEHQGWGTLRYGYDVSGQLQHLRLPDNSRLHYHRAEGGALTAIDLNGSRLTTHSFVGGREQTRQQGLLLSDYAYDEQGRLQAHAVSQNQRPLYRRDYAYGANGNLLQISDTRHGQRRYQYDPLDRLTDVRHARDQDPEHFSHDPAGNLLIHDRPGPWHLKGNRLRRHGDRHYDYDAYGNLLRERRGQHVTEYRYDSQHRLIGINLPDGRETSYRYDAFGRRIDKTVDGQTTSFFWQGDQLVAESSPTHYRSYLYEPGSFRPLALLDGKGPKKACPFYYQLDHLGTPQELTDYSGEIVWSAKYTAYGKLSHLSHGGGEELEQPLRFQGQYFDAESGLHYNRHRYYQPDSGRYLTPDPVKLAGGLNPYRYTPNPTGWVDPLGLSGNCPGANKPGCSVPDGGVGVKVDEGEPSVPDVSRRGAFRQAKADAGIPNSQQPDTQLDSVSGRAKQVGYVNMTDMAGKSILNSFGVPIRTRQYQFTRDDGFVLVLQDHAAGHKFNEKNNVGDQGPHFNVRPTDDVRHGKVRGTKEHYPFRR, encoded by the coding sequence CCGCCAACAGCTCAAACACTGGTTCAGCCAGGCTGCCGACAAGGTCAGCCGCGCCACGGACATGCCTTCGCTGATGGACATGGAGCGGGTGATCAAACTGGGCTCCACCCGCACCATCGTCAGCCGCAGTGACGACGACTTCATCTCCACGGTGGCGCAGTGTCCGCAAGGTGGCGTCCTGCAGATCGAGAGCAAGTTCGAGTCGGTGTATGACGTTCCGCTGGGCAACATTCAGGTTGATGTGATTGCGCTGGAGGGGGGCGACTCGATTTCCGTCACCCTCGATGAAAACGGCAAGGGAGAGTTCAAGGGCGAGGCGGGCAAGTTCTACCGCGTGCACGTGCAAAGCGAGGTGACGCCGAAGCAGATTGATGAGCTTTTTCAATCTTACAACGGCCTCGCCGCAGAGCTGGATAAGTGGCTGCGCAATGAGTGGGAAGGGTTCAAGCCGCAGTGGTCGCAGTCGACTTCGATCGCGGTGGGCAACGGCATGTTGGCCGGCAGTTGGGCGGCGATCGAGGGGGTGTGGGACGGGATCAACCTGCTCTCGGACATTCTGAAAAACCCCGGTGAGTTTGTTGAGCGACTGGGCAGCAGTGCGGATCAACTGGTCGAGCTGGCGAAAAAATCGCCGGAGGTGATGAGCAAGATCCAACTGTTGGCCAGTGATGAGGCGGCGCTGTGCCTGCTGTTGCGTACAGCCAGCCTTTGGCTGGAAATGCTCCCGCCCAGTCTGATGGCCGGCGAAACCGCCAAGGCGATATCGGCGTTGGTGGTGGAACTGCTGATCGACATTTTGATTGCCATCGTCCTGACCTTCGCCACGGCAGGAGGCGGCGTTGCTTACCTGACGATGCGTCTGGCGCGACGCGGCGCGCAGTTGATCAATGCGGTTACGCGCCTCGTTGGCGCGCTGTTCACCATCATCAGTACCTTCATCGGCTACATCGACCGCTATAAAAAAGTCGCCGCACGCGGTGTCGCGGCCGGCCTGAAAAAAGGCCGGATGCAGTTGCGCTGGAAAGGGCGCAACAACACCTCGCTGAAAAAAGACGAACCCCACGACGACGCCCCGGTTCAGGCGAAAAACCCCAACGGCGACAGCGCCGATTGTGCCGCGCTGACGTGTACCAACGGCTGCCCGGTGTCGATGGTCACCGGCGAAGAGCTGCTGACCCTCAACGACGCTGTTCTCGATGGGATTTGGCCGTTCGAATTCACCCGGCTCTATCGCACCAGCGCCGTAGAAATCGACAGCGGCCTGGGCTTTGGCTGGAGCCATTCGCTGGCCCATCACCTGGAGCTTTCTGGCGACACGGTCACCTGGGTCGACCACGAGAATCGCCGTACGCCATTTCCGTTGCCGAGCCTAACCCGCCCGGTCATCCACAACAGCCTGTCGCGGGCAGCGATCTACCTCGGTGATCAGCCCGAAGAGTTGATCGTGGCGCTGGCCGGTGAGTCGGCGCGGTTCTTTCACTTTCTCGATGGGCGTCTGAGCGCGATCAGCGATGCCTATGGCAATCGTCTGACGCTGCAGCGCGATTTCTCCGACCGCGTGCTGCGCCTCGACAACGGCGCCGGGCGCTGTTTGCTGCTGCGTTATGAGCGGCAGCATTTGATCGCCGTCGACTACCAGCGTTTTCACCTCGTCGACGAGCAGGTGCCGGCCTGGCGCACCGAGCAGACGCTGGTCACCTATGGCTATGACGCGCGGGGACGGCTGATCGCCGCAACCAACGCTGCGAATGAAAGTGAGCGCTACGACTATGACGAACAGCACGTCATCTTGCAGCGGCAACTGGCCGGTGGCGCGAGTTTCTATTGGGAGTGGGAACGCTCCGGCAAGGCGGCGCGCTGCATCCGCCATTGGGCCTCGTTTGCGCAGATGGACACGCGCTACAGCTGGGACGACACCGGCGGCGTGCGACTCAAACACGCCGACGGCAGCGAAGAAGTCTACGTCCACGATGAGCACGCTCGGCTGGTGCACCGGGTCGAGGCCGACGGGGGCGAACGGCGCAAGGCCTATGACGCCGAGGGACGGCTGATCGCCGAGCAGGACCCGCTCGGCGCGGTGACCGAATACCGCTACGACGAAGTCGGACGGCTGATCGCGCTGATTCCGCCGGAAGACGAGCCGACGTCCTACGAGTACCGCAACGGTTTCCTGCATGCCCGCTATCGCGGCCAGGCCAAGTGGACCTACCGGCGCAATGCCCAGGGCGACGTCACCTGGCTGATCGACCCGGACGGCCAGAGCACCTACCACGACTACGACGCGCAAGGGCGGCTGCGGGCGATCCGCTATCCGGATCACAGTCAGCATCTGTTGAAGTGGAACAGTCTCGGGCAACTGCTTGAAGAAACCCTGCCCGACGGTGGGCGCCGGCAGTTTGCCTACGATGCGCTGGGGCGGCGAACTACGGCGCAGGACGAATTCGGCGATGTTACCCATTACCAGTGGGACGCGGTGGGTCGGCTGTTGCAAACCACGTTGCCGAACGGCGCCAGCCGCTGCTTCAGCTACAACGCCTATGGCCGGATCACCGCCGAGCGCGACGAACTGGACCGCGTCACCCGCTATGAATACGCCGACGACCTGCACCTGGTCAGTCGACGGATCAACCCCGACGGCAGCGAGCTGAAGTACCGCTACGAGCATGCGCAGTTGTTGCTCACCGAGATTGAAAACGAAGCCGGTGACACCTATCACCTGGACTACACGCCCGGTGGTTTGATCCGACAGGAAACCGGCTTCGACGGTCGCCGCACGGCGTATGCCTATGACCTCAACGGCCAGTTGTTGGATAAAACCGAGTTTGGCGATGACGGCTCGCAACTCGTCACCGGTTACCAACGCGACAGCGCCGGACGCCTGCTGGTCAAGACCTTGCCCGACGGCAGCCAGGTCGACTACCGCTACGACAGCCTCGGTCGTTTGGTCAGCGTCGACGACGGCCAGGACCATCCGCTGGAGTTCGAATACGACTTTCACGACCGCCTGATCAGCGAACATCAGGGCTGGGGCACGTTGCGCTACGGCTATGACGTCAGTGGTCAACTCCAGCACCTGCGCCTGCCGGACAACAGCCGCCTGCACTACCATCGCGCCGAGGGCGGGGCGCTGACCGCCATCGACCTCAACGGTTCGCGCCTGACCACGCACAGCTTCGTCGGTGGTCGCGAACAAACCCGTCAACAAGGTTTGTTGCTGAGCGACTACGCCTACGACGAACAGGGCCGTTTGCAGGCCCACGCCGTCAGCCAAAACCAGCGTCCGCTGTATCGCCGCGACTATGCCTACGGCGCCAACGGCAACCTCCTGCAAATCAGCGACACCCGCCACGGCCAACGCCGCTACCAGTACGACCCACTCGACCGCCTGACCGACGTGCGCCACGCCCGTGACCAGGACCCGGAGCACTTCAGCCACGACCCGGCCGGCAACCTGCTGATCCACGACCGCCCCGGCCCCTGGCACCTCAAGGGCAACCGCCTGCGACGCCACGGCGACCGCCATTACGACTACGACGCCTACGGCAACTTGCTCCGCGAACGCCGCGGCCAACACGTCACCGAGTACCGCTACGACAGCCAGCACCGCCTCATCGGCATCAACCTGCCGGACGGTCGCGAAACGTCCTACCGCTACGACGCCTTCGGCCGACGCATCGACAAGACCGTCGACGGCCAAACCACCAGCTTCTTCTGGCAAGGCGACCAGCTCGTCGCCGAAAGCAGCCCGACGCACTACCGCAGCTACCTCTACGAACCCGGCAGCTTCCGCCCGCTGGCCCTGCTCGACGGCAAAGGCCCGAAAAAAGCCTGCCCGTTCTACTACCAACTCGACCACCTCGGCACGCCGCAGGAACTCACCGACTACAGCGGCGAGATCGTCTGGTCAGCCAAATACACCGCCTACGGCAAGCTCAGCCACCTAAGCCATGGCGGCGGCGAAGAGTTAGAACAACCGCTGCGCTTTCAGGGCCAGTACTTCGATGCGGAAAGCGGCCTGCACTACAACCGGCATCGGTATTACCAACCGGACAGCGGACGTTATCTGACGCCGGATCCGGTGAAGCTGGCCGGCGGACTCAACCCGTATCGCTACACGCCAAATCCGACGGGGTGGGTGGATCCGTTGGGGTTGAGCGGGAATTGTCCGGGGGCGAATAAGCCGGGGTGTTCGGTGCCGGATGGTGGTGTTGGGGTTAAGGTTGATGAGGGTGAACCATCAGTTCCGGATGTATCACGACGAGGAGCATTTAGGCAGGCTAAAGCCGATGCGGGAATTCCAAATAGTCAACAACCGGATACTCAACTGGATTCTGTGAGTGGTAGGGCTAAACAGGTTGGATATGTAAATATGACTGACATGGCCGGTAAAAGCATATTGAATAGTTTCGGTGTGCCAATTAGAACCAGGCAATATCAATTTACTCGGGACGACGGATTTGTCCTTGTGTTGCAAGATCATGCCGCAGGCCATAAGTTTAACGAAAAAAATAATGTGGGTGATCAAGGTCCACACTTTAATGTTCGGCCGACTGATGATGTTAGGCACGGAAAGGTCAGGGGTACAAAAGAACACTACCCCTTTAGGAGGTGA
- a CDS encoding Imm50 family immunity protein: MKYWNDFEGSVFFNMVFSRLVEIDEVKLFSLSVDNNASVLTLAFNIKELPDRPPLKWKEFNSCRIGVSCSEVSDLSVKNIPTTSLLKVKIEPHGSRFRISVGAADSIIEFTAAYLRLHDPSVYVALDDIED, translated from the coding sequence GTGAAATACTGGAATGATTTTGAGGGTAGTGTTTTTTTTAATATGGTATTTAGTCGGCTGGTGGAGATTGATGAGGTAAAACTGTTTTCATTGAGTGTAGATAATAATGCCTCAGTATTGACGTTAGCGTTCAATATAAAAGAGCTGCCCGACAGACCTCCACTAAAATGGAAGGAGTTTAACTCTTGTCGCATTGGTGTTAGCTGTAGCGAGGTGAGTGATTTGTCGGTAAAAAATATTCCAACAACCTCCCTGTTGAAAGTGAAAATTGAACCGCATGGGTCTCGGTTTCGAATATCGGTAGGAGCGGCTGACTCAATCATAGAGTTCACCGCCGCGTATTTGAGACTGCATGATCCATCTGTTTACGTAGCTTTAGATGATATTGAAGATTAA
- the queD gene encoding 6-carboxytetrahydropterin synthase QueD — MEIFKEFTFESAHRLPHVPDGHKCGRLHGHSFKVAIHLSGDLDPHTGWIRDFSEIKAIFKPLYERLDHNYLNDIPGLENPTSEVLAKFIWQELKPLLPELSAIRIHETCTSGCIYRGE, encoded by the coding sequence GTGGAAATCTTCAAAGAGTTTACTTTCGAATCCGCCCACCGCCTGCCCCACGTCCCGGACGGCCACAAGTGCGGCCGCCTGCACGGGCACTCGTTCAAGGTGGCGATTCACCTGAGCGGCGATCTGGATCCGCATACTGGCTGGATTCGCGATTTCTCGGAAATCAAGGCGATCTTCAAGCCGCTGTATGAGCGTCTGGACCACAACTACCTGAATGACATTCCTGGCCTGGAAAACCCGACCAGTGAAGTGCTGGCCAAGTTTATCTGGCAAGAACTGAAGCCTCTGCTGCCGGAACTCAGTGCGATTCGTATCCACGAAACCTGCACCAGCGGTTGCATCTACCGCGGCGAATAA
- a CDS encoding patatin-like phospholipase family protein, with translation MTAIHIKFPSLTLKAGPRAFAHIRENGLSAADVGTLPGAAGGPKALGIQGLDLALFGEWLPAAPRERSLIGASVGSWRFASACLPDAAEGIRRLGHLYTEQNFAKGVTMAQISQSSRRMLDDLLDGRDAALLDNAHYRLNIMVVKSHGLLADDHRGRLGLGLSSVIADNLRGRTRLSRHFERLIIHDPRLAPPVNALHDFPSRFVALNAGNLRQALLASGSIPMVMEGVRDLPGAGAGTFRDGGLLDYHLDLPYSGDDIVLYPHFTDRVIPGWFDKTLPWRRACPARLQNVLLLAPSKEYLSRLPYGKLPDRNDFKRFMGDAPSRQKYWRAAMDESRRLGDEFLELAANGRLGERLLTL, from the coding sequence ATGACCGCCATCCACATCAAGTTCCCCTCCCTGACCCTCAAGGCCGGCCCCCGCGCCTTCGCGCACATCCGTGAAAACGGCTTGAGCGCCGCCGATGTCGGCACGTTGCCGGGCGCGGCCGGGGGGCCGAAGGCGTTGGGCATTCAGGGTCTGGACCTGGCGTTGTTCGGCGAATGGCTGCCGGCGGCACCTCGGGAGCGTTCGCTGATCGGTGCGTCGGTGGGTTCCTGGCGCTTCGCCAGTGCCTGCCTGCCGGATGCCGCCGAGGGCATCCGCCGCCTCGGTCACCTCTACACCGAGCAGAACTTCGCCAAAGGCGTGACCATGGCGCAGATCAGCCAGAGTTCGCGGCGCATGCTCGATGACTTGCTTGACGGCCGCGACGCCGCCCTCCTGGACAACGCTCACTATCGCTTGAACATCATGGTGGTCAAAAGCCACGGCCTGCTCGCGGACGATCATCGCGGCCGATTGGGGCTGGGGCTGTCGTCGGTAATCGCCGACAACTTGCGCGGGCGGACGCGGTTGTCGCGGCACTTCGAGCGCCTGATCATCCACGACCCGCGCCTGGCGCCGCCGGTCAATGCGCTGCACGATTTCCCGTCTCGATTCGTCGCGCTGAACGCCGGCAACCTGCGCCAGGCTTTGCTGGCATCGGGCTCGATCCCGATGGTGATGGAAGGCGTGCGCGACCTTCCGGGCGCTGGCGCGGGAACGTTCCGCGATGGTGGTCTGCTGGACTATCACCTCGACTTGCCCTACAGCGGCGACGACATCGTGCTCTATCCGCACTTCACTGACCGGGTGATTCCCGGCTGGTTCGACAAGACCCTGCCGTGGCGCCGCGCCTGCCCGGCGCGCTTGCAGAACGTGTTGCTGCTGGCGCCGTCGAAGGAATACCTGTCACGCCTGCCCTACGGCAAATTGCCGGACCGAAATGACTTCAAGCGTTTCATGGGTGACGCGCCGAGTCGGCAGAAATACTGGCGCGCGGCGATGGATGAAAGCCGTCGGCTGGGCGACGAGTTCCTCGAACTGGCCGCCAACGGTCGCCTCGGCGAGCGCTTGCTGACCCTTTAG
- the codA gene encoding cytosine deaminase — protein MHIINARLRNQEGLHELHLENGLISNIARQTEAPTLGPEDLDAGGNLVVPPFVEPHIHLDATLTAGEPRWNMSGTLFEGIECWGERKATITLEDTKTRAKKTIQNLAAHGIQHVRTHVDVTDPQLTALKAMLEVREESRHLIDMQIVAFPQEGIESYHNGRDLIEEAIHMGADVVGGIPHFEYTREQGVSSVKFLMDLAERTGCLVDVHCDETDDPHSRFLEVLAEEARSRCMGSRVTASHTTAMGSYDNAYCAKLFRLLGHSGISFVSCPTESIHLQGRFDNFPKRRGVTRVNELLEAGMNVCFGQDSIVDPWYPLGNGNILRVLEAGLHICHMLGYRNLQSALDLVTDNSAKAMALGQRYGLEPGRPANLLILSADSDYEVIRSQGLPLYSVRGGKVLMKRTMPVVEFSDLS, from the coding sequence ATGCACATCATCAACGCCCGTCTGCGCAACCAAGAAGGCCTGCATGAGTTACACCTGGAAAACGGCCTGATCAGCAACATCGCCCGACAGACCGAAGCCCCGACCCTGGGGCCGGAGGATCTGGATGCTGGCGGCAACCTGGTGGTACCGCCCTTCGTCGAACCGCACATCCACCTCGACGCCACCCTGACCGCCGGCGAGCCCCGCTGGAACATGAGCGGCACGCTGTTCGAAGGCATCGAATGCTGGGGCGAGCGCAAGGCGACCATCACCCTGGAAGACACCAAGACCCGGGCGAAGAAAACCATCCAGAACCTCGCCGCCCACGGCATTCAGCACGTACGCACCCATGTCGACGTCACCGACCCGCAACTGACCGCACTGAAGGCGATGCTTGAAGTGCGCGAGGAAAGTCGTCACCTGATCGACATGCAAATCGTCGCGTTTCCCCAGGAAGGCATCGAGTCCTATCACAACGGTCGCGATTTGATCGAAGAAGCGATCCACATGGGCGCGGACGTAGTCGGCGGCATTCCGCACTTCGAGTACACCCGCGAACAGGGCGTGAGTTCGGTGAAGTTCCTGATGGACCTGGCCGAGCGCACCGGATGCCTCGTCGATGTGCATTGCGATGAAACCGACGACCCGCATTCACGCTTTCTCGAAGTGCTGGCCGAGGAGGCTCGCAGCCGCTGCATGGGTTCGCGGGTCACCGCCAGCCACACCACGGCCATGGGCTCTTACGACAACGCTTACTGCGCCAAGCTGTTTCGCCTGCTTGGGCATTCGGGGATCAGTTTTGTCTCCTGCCCCACCGAAAGCATCCACCTGCAAGGACGCTTCGATAACTTCCCGAAACGCCGCGGCGTGACTCGGGTCAACGAGTTGCTGGAAGCGGGCATGAATGTATGCTTTGGCCAGGACTCGATCGTCGACCCGTGGTATCCGCTGGGCAACGGCAACATTTTGCGGGTACTCGAAGCCGGCCTGCACATCTGCCACATGCTCGGTTACCGCAACCTGCAAAGTGCCCTGGACCTGGTCACCGACAACAGCGCCAAGGCCATGGCTTTGGGTCAGCGCTATGGACTGGAACCGGGACGACCGGCGAATTTGTTGATTTTGTCGGCGGATAGCGATTACGAAGTAATCCGCAGCCAGGGGTTGCCGCTGTATTCGGTTCGTGGGGGCAAGGTATTGATGAAACGGACGATGCCGGTGGTGGAGTTCAGTGATCTGAGTTGA
- a CDS encoding sensor histidine kinase: protein MRSIQRRLSLGLISVMVIVGLVLAQTSLWLFEMGLQRYLQAGLRNDSENLLVALVRGPQGLQLDERHLSPAYQRPFSGHYFRIDFADSHWRSRSLWDQELPRLEQPGLHSNLQLGPEGQQLLVLRSDYRRLGQSISISVAQDYTPVRESFQRMQQVGLGLGLAGLLLILLLQRITVRRALRPLEKAREQIAQLQQGQRSQLDDQVPVELEPLVAQINHLLAHTEDSLKRSRNALGNLGHALKTPLAVMLSLASSEQLDAHPQLRKILKEQLQQVQQRLNRELNRARLSGDVLPGALFDCDAELPGLLSTLNMIHGEHLALSYRAPAGLQLPWDREDLLELLGNLLDNACKWADAEVRLTVSEGVDGFELSVEDDGPGIPQDRRDQVFSRGTRLDEQTDGHGLGLGIVRDIVETWGGVLRLQESEWGGLKVVIELPKRS from the coding sequence GTGAGGTCGATCCAACGCCGCTTGAGTCTGGGCCTGATCAGCGTGATGGTGATCGTCGGCCTTGTGCTGGCGCAAACCAGCCTGTGGTTGTTCGAAATGGGTTTGCAGCGCTACCTCCAAGCCGGGCTGCGCAATGACAGTGAGAACTTGTTGGTGGCGCTGGTGCGCGGCCCGCAGGGTTTGCAACTGGATGAACGACATTTGTCGCCGGCCTATCAGCGACCCTTTTCCGGACACTACTTCCGCATTGATTTTGCCGACAGCCATTGGCGTTCTCGTTCGCTGTGGGACCAAGAGTTGCCACGCCTCGAACAACCCGGCCTGCACAGCAACTTGCAGTTGGGCCCGGAGGGTCAGCAGTTGCTGGTGCTGCGCTCGGACTATCGCCGTTTGGGGCAGTCGATTTCCATCAGCGTGGCGCAGGATTACACCCCGGTTCGCGAAAGTTTTCAGCGCATGCAACAGGTCGGTCTCGGCCTGGGGCTGGCGGGATTGTTGCTGATTCTGCTGCTGCAAAGGATTACCGTGCGCCGCGCCTTGCGGCCACTGGAAAAGGCCCGCGAGCAGATCGCGCAGTTACAGCAGGGGCAACGCTCGCAACTTGATGATCAAGTGCCGGTGGAGCTGGAACCGCTGGTGGCGCAGATCAACCATTTGCTGGCCCACACCGAAGACAGCCTCAAGCGCTCGCGCAATGCCCTGGGCAACCTCGGCCATGCCTTGAAAACCCCGCTGGCGGTGATGTTGAGCCTGGCCTCAAGTGAGCAACTCGACGCTCATCCGCAACTGCGCAAGATCCTCAAGGAGCAACTGCAGCAGGTTCAGCAACGGCTTAATCGCGAACTCAATCGCGCGCGGTTGTCCGGTGATGTACTGCCGGGTGCGTTGTTTGATTGCGATGCCGAGCTGCCGGGTTTGCTATCGACCCTGAACATGATTCACGGCGAACACCTGGCGCTGAGTTATCGCGCCCCGGCCGGCCTGCAATTGCCGTGGGATCGCGAAGACCTGCTGGAGCTGTTGGGCAACCTGTTGGACAACGCCTGCAAATGGGCGGATGCCGAGGTGCGGTTGACTGTGTCCGAGGGCGTAGACGGGTTTGAATTGAGCGTGGAAGACGACGGGCCGGGCATTCCCCAAGACCGGCGCGATCAGGTATTCAGTCGCGGCACACGGCTGGATGAACAGACCGATGGGCACGGGTTGGGCCTGGGGATTGTGCGCGACATCGTCGAAACCTGGGGTGGGGTTTTGCGCTTGCAGGAGAGCGAGTGGGGTGGGTTGAAAGTGGTGATCGAGTTGCCCAAGCGCAGCTAA
- a CDS encoding response regulator transcription factor — protein MRLLLVEDHVPLADELMAGLNRQGYAVDWLADGRDAVYQGSSEPYDLIILDLGLPGLPGLEVLAQWRAGGLATPVLILTARGSWAERIEGLKAGADDYLTKPFHPEELHLRIQALLRRSHGQVNQPTLKSAGLHLDEGRQCVTRDGADIQLTAAEFRLLRYFMLHPEQILSKSHLAEHLYDGETERDSNVLEVHVNHLRRKLGRDVIETRRGQGYLFGGQAQ, from the coding sequence ATGCGTTTGCTCCTGGTGGAAGACCACGTGCCCCTGGCTGACGAACTGATGGCCGGCCTCAATCGCCAGGGGTATGCCGTGGACTGGCTGGCCGACGGTCGCGATGCGGTGTATCAGGGCAGCAGCGAACCCTACGACCTGATCATCCTCGACCTCGGCCTGCCGGGGTTGCCGGGGCTTGAGGTGTTGGCCCAGTGGCGCGCCGGCGGACTCGCGACGCCGGTGCTGATCCTCACTGCCCGCGGTTCCTGGGCCGAGCGCATCGAAGGGCTCAAGGCGGGTGCCGACGATTACCTGACCAAACCCTTTCATCCGGAAGAACTGCATCTGCGGATTCAGGCGCTGTTGCGTCGCTCCCACGGCCAGGTCAATCAGCCGACGCTCAAGTCAGCGGGTTTGCATCTGGATGAAGGGCGTCAGTGCGTGACCCGCGACGGCGCGGACATTCAGCTCACGGCGGCCGAATTCCGCTTGCTGCGTTACTTCATGCTGCACCCGGAACAGATCCTTTCGAAAAGCCATCTCGCCGAGCACCTCTATGACGGTGAAACCGAGCGCGATTCCAACGTGCTGGAAGTCCACGTCAATCACCTGCGGCGCAAGCTCGGGCGCGACGTCATTGAAACCCGTCGCGGCCAGGGTTACCTGTTCGGCGGGCAAGCCCAGTGA
- a CDS encoding PepSY domain-containing protein, whose product MTLLSVTHRRAASLALLFLAFCSVVMARDLDQDEALRLRQQGVILPLEQLLQQALDRYPGAKLLEAELEEKHDVYIYEVELLTTEGVVRELDLDAATGRLLKDKED is encoded by the coding sequence ATGACGCTGCTTTCTGTTACACATCGGCGCGCCGCTAGCCTGGCGTTGCTGTTTCTGGCTTTTTGCTCAGTGGTCATGGCCCGCGACCTGGATCAGGATGAAGCCCTGCGCTTACGCCAACAAGGTGTGATCCTGCCGCTCGAGCAACTGTTGCAGCAGGCGCTGGACCGCTATCCGGGGGCCAAACTGCTGGAAGCCGAGCTCGAAGAGAAGCACGACGTCTACATTTATGAAGTTGAGTTGCTGACCACTGAAGGCGTGGTCCGCGAACTCGACCTCGACGCCGCCACTGGCCGTTTACTGAAAGACAAGGAAGATTGA
- a CDS encoding PepSY domain-containing protein, with amino-acid sequence MKTLTALFTASLIGLTASLAHARDLGPDEALRLRDAGTIVSFEKLNATALAKHPGSTVTETELEEEYGKYIYQIELRDPQGIDWDLELDAVSGQVLKDHQDS; translated from the coding sequence ATGAAAACCCTGACTGCCCTGTTCACCGCGTCCCTCATCGGCCTGACCGCCAGCCTCGCCCACGCCCGCGATCTGGGCCCGGACGAAGCACTGAGGCTGCGCGACGCTGGTACCATTGTGTCTTTTGAAAAGCTCAATGCCACCGCATTGGCCAAGCATCCCGGTTCCACCGTCACCGAAACCGAGCTGGAAGAAGAGTACGGCAAGTACATCTACCAGATTGAACTGCGCGACCCGCAGGGCATCGACTGGGACCTGGAATTAGACGCGGTCAGTGGGCAGGTACTCAAGGATCATCAGGATTCGTAA